The segment GTTCTGCGGGCTCCATGCCCATTGTTTTCAGTCTGGCGACGACACTTTTTACATCCCTGTCCCTTTCGGCATGTTCCCTGTCATAGTTGACAACACCCTCAAGGGATGAATTGGAAGAAATGATCGATGTGACGACGTTTGCTCCGGCGTTAAGCCTGTGTACCATCCCATCGATCCCTTCAAGGTCAAGTGATGCCGGAATAAGCTTCTCTGGATATAGAAGACGAAGTATTGAGATGATCTTCAGTTCAGAGGCACAATCTCTTATTTCCTTTCCTTCCAGTGGTGTTCCCTGCTGTGGCAGGAATGTCATCACGCGCACCATGTCCGGATTAGAGGTTGCCAGTCCTCTCAGTGATATAATGGTGGATTCCATATCAGGTTCCACTTCTGTGAGCATACCGTCCTCGACAGAGTACCCCATTTGTTTGGCATGGTTCCTTGAATTGATCCTGCCTTCAAATGACTGGTCGACTCTCAACTGCTTGTAGAGTTCCATGTCATAGGTTTCCTGGTAAAGGGCGAGGAAGTTGGCTCCGTTGTCCTTTAGCATTTTAAGAGTATTTTCATCGACAACTCCGGGGGATACCATGATCGGCTTTCCTACCTCTTCTTTTACGATCTTCACAACCTCAGCAAGTCTCTCCGGCTTGTCGTGGAAGTATGGGTCCTCACCCATCGTAAGGTCCACCATGTGAACATCTTCGGTCTTTATGACCTTGCAGATCTGCCTGATGTCCTCATTGCTGAGGCGGTATCTTTCAATGTCATTGGAGTTTCTGTAGTAACAGAATGCGCATTTGTTCTTGCAGTATGTGGAGAAGTACACAAAGCTGTACATGAACACCTTGTTTCCGAAGAAATGGTCCCTTATACGGCGTGCCACATAATGCAGTTTGTCAATTATTTCAGGACTTTCTGTTTCAAGAAGACTCCTGATATCATCATCGGACAACTGTGACCCGGCTATGATCTGGTCTGCATAGCTATCCAGGTCCTTATTATCCATGTTCTCAAACAAGATATTCACCTCACAGGTTGGTAATGATTCCGTTGTAGTACAGTTCGGACCTGCTTGCACGGCGTATGTTGGAATAGTCGTGCTTTACCTTGAGAAGTCTTTCCAGTCCGAAACCTGCACCTATCCATGGTTTGTTGACTCCCCATTCCCTGTCAAGGGGGATAGGTCCGACGACTGCTGAGGAAAGCTCCAGGTCACCATGCATTACATCGATTGTGTCTCCGTAGACCATGCATTCATCCGCTTCGATCTGGAATTCTATGCCAAGGTACTCAAGTAACTCACGTATGATACCTTCAAGCTCTTCCCTTGTGCAGTTGGATCCCATCTGGCAGAAGTTCAGCATCGTGAACTCTTGAAGGTGGCTGCTTCCGTCGGACTCTTTGCGGTAACATGGTCCGATCTCGAATATCCTTATGGGGTCGGGGAGCACTTTGTCCAGCTTGCGCAGGTAGTTGTACAGTCCAGGTGCCAGCATCGGCCTCAGGCACATGTTTTCTCCCACACGGAATAACTTGTAGTTTTCGTCATCCTTGTCGATACCCATTCTTTCGACATATTCGAATGGTATCATTATCGGGGATTTTATCTCAAGGAATCCTCTTTCAACAAAGAACTCGGTGATTGTCCTTTCAAGTTTGCCAAGGCGGTCTTCCCTGTCCTCTTCATACATCTTCCTGAGGTCTTTGCGCCGCCTTTCGAGCAGTTCTTTCTCAAGGTCCTTGAATTCCGGCAAATCTCCCTGCACAGGTATCCTGTCCTCAGGCGCCATCAATGTCTTAAGCCTCTCGATCTGGGAAGGTGAATACTTCACTTCCGGTTTTTTGTCCTTTTCAACTTTTGGCTCGGTGGTGGCAGGCTTTGCCTCACTTGCGGGCTGTGGAGTTGGTGTAGACACTGAAACGGATTTAACAACAGCTTGTTTTGGCTTCCTGGGAGCAGGCTTCTTTGAGGAGAATACACTAACAGCTTGTCCTTTCTCCTTGAAGGTCTTCTTAACAAAACGATTGATCTGCTCGTCACTTGGACGACAGCGTTTGCAAGGCTTACGGTACTTATTGTTCCTGAGTGATCTTGCAGAACGGCTTGATCTGGAATTCCTTACTGTGAACCGGGCCCCACACTCGGTCTCAATATGAAGGTGATTCCTTGTGACCTCAAAGTCTTTGATCCCATGAAGTAATCCGCTTCGCGACAGCCAGACTCCGTTGAGTCCGACCAGAACATCCAGTAATTGCTTTTCCATAGGTCTAAGCTCCTATCGCGAAACACTTCATATTATCATCATCCTTTACTTGCACCGATGCTATTCACATCGAGGTGCTAAAATATGTTTCAATGGAAAGCCATGTCCATCTGGCGGAAACTCCGGGAATCTAACCCGGCTGAACGGATTTAGAGTCCGTTCGATCTACATGATCAAGTCTCCATGTTGTTGGGTGTGTGTCCACCTGTTATGGATACTTTGGCTTTCCTGACATATTTGTGGCAGACATTCGGAAAACATGTCCTCCTGTGTCGCCACGACACTTTCAAATTGCCGGATTCCATATTTAAGAATTTCGGATTGATCTTTTTTCCCCAACTTTATTTGTGGATATTTTACGTTGTTCTCTTTAAGGGTATTGTTACTGATAAATGTCGATTTTCTGTTTCATTATGCTATTTTAGTTTCATCTATGAGCATTGAAGTTTATAAAGATAAATTTACATAAATTAATATAGCTTTTGTTCCTATCATAGGACGATTAATGTGACGATGAATCTGGAAGATGAAGGTAATTTACCTCTCAAAAAACATATCATAGGTCTTGTGCCCGCATCGCATGGCGGTCTTGTACGCAAGGCATCACAGGAATACGGGATAGAAGAGTCCGATATCATAGACATGAGCGCAAGCCTGAATCCTTATGGCAGCCCGTTCGATCATCCTGAATATGGTCTTGACCTTTCTTCTTTATTTGAGGCTTCAAAGCCTGGAATGTATCACTATCCTGACAATCGCTACTTACTGTATAAGGAGGCTGCAGCAAAATTCCTAGGTGATGGGGTAAGTGCAGAGAACATCATTCCGGGCAATGGTTCATGCGAGACCATTAGACTTGTTGCAGAATGTATCCTGAGTAAAGGCGACACTGTGGGAATTCCACAGCCCACTTTTGATGAGTATGAGCAGCAGTGCAGGATCATGGGTGCAAACATCCGTTACTTCGAACATGAGGGTCTGATGGAGATCTCTGATGAGGCATTGCAGGACATAAAGATCCTATTTGTCTGTAATCCTAACAACCCTACGGGTAAACTTCTACCTCGGGATGATGTACTTGCTCTTGCGGATCGTTGTGAGGCAAATGGTACTCTCCTGTTTGTGGATGAGGCATTCATGGAGCTTGCAGATGACCCTTCTCAGAGCGTGGCCGATGTAGCAGCAGCCAATGATCACGTTTTTGTACTTCGTTCACTAACCAAGAATTTCGCCATCCCTGGCATACGCCTGGGATTTGGTGTGGCATCTGAAAGAATGGCAGCTTCATTGAACACTGCAAGATTGTCCTGGAACCTTGGTTCGACCCCTGATGTTGTGGGGACGGCCCTCCTGGATATGGAAGGCGGTTGTTACAGCAAATATCTTGAAGAATCCCGTAGATCCATCGAAAAAGAAAGGAATTTCCTTGTGAAACGCCTGTCGGATATCTATGGCTTCAAACCTCTTCCAAGTGCCGTTAATTATGTCCTTGTTGATATCAGTCAACTTCTGATGGATTCTGTGGAGCTTACAGAAAGGCTTGCATCCCATGGTATCCTCGTGAGGGATTGCAGTTCTTTTTACTTACTTGGCAATGATTACGTCCGGATTGCAGTTCGCAACCGGGATGAGACCGATCGTTTGATCTATGCTATCGGCACTGTTCTGTCAGAGTCCGGAAAGGAATATGGTGAAGAAAAATTGAAGCATACTATTGAGTGTGCGGCATCCGGGGAGCCGGCATCCCGGAACACATGTGAATACTATCCCTGCCACTTCAATGGGCAGGACTGTACTTTTTGTTTCTGTCCATTCTATCCCTGTGAGGATCTCCGAACAGGGGGCAAGTGGATAGACAGTACCACCGGAAGCAAGGTATGGAGCTGTGAAGACTGCACTGTGATACACAAGAAAGATGTGGTGCAGGATGTCCTGAAGATCCTGATGCGTGACAGTGAAGCTGATGACAACCTGAAGGTTGCCTGGGAAAAAGTAATTCTTTCCAATATTTGATCGGTTTTTTAGTTTCTCTTTTCAGAGTACATTTTCCGATCACCTTCATAATATAGGTATTGAAATGGATGCTATTGTAATGGCTGGTGGCCTGACCCAGAGGTTGGGCATGGAAGAAAAAGCATGTGTTATGCTCATGGATAGCCCACTTATCAATTATCTCCTGGATTCTCTTCTTGGAGCAATGCATATCGACCGTGTGTTCGTGCAGGTGTCATCTTATTCTCCGGACACGGAAGACTGCATAAAGAGGGACTATCGTAACAGGGTATCTGTTCTCAGGACATCCGGAGACAATTATGTGGGTGATATGGTTGCAGCTGTCAGGGATTCCGGTAGTTCCGGTCCTGTAATGGTGCTGATGCCTGATCTTCCACTGGTGACATCTGAGCATATAGACATGATGGCTAAGGCTTATGAGGGATGTGGCTTCCCGGCTATGTCAGTATATGTGCCTATTGGACTGTATCGCAAGCTCGGCCTGAGGCCGGGGACCGTGTTTAACAAAAAAGGTTTGATGATCGTTCCTGTGGGTATCAATATCCTTGATTCACTGAAAATTGATGAAGAACAGGATAATTATGATCATGTTGTTGAGATCCCTGAGGTAGCTATTAATGTCGATTCTGTGGAAAGTCTTCGTAAATGTCAGGATATGTTATTAAAATGAGTGTATTTTGATCCTGGAATCAAACCAAAATGATTTATCATCTTCTTCTTATTTCGACTATAACTTTGGATATTGTTGGGCACAGTATCTGTTTTTATTCAACCTTATGTTCCCTTAAAGTAAACCTAAATTGAATAACTTAATATATTTGCGGTTCTTTACATTATCCGATAAGCGTGTCGCACAAAAAACAAATACCTCTCAAAGATCATATTGCAGAACTTGCCTGCCCGGCTCACGGGGGCCTGATTCGTGAGATGGCCGGCCGGTATGGTATCCCTGAATCGGAAATGCTGGACCTGAGCGCCAGCCTCAATCCCCTGGGCAGCCCGTTCGAACATCCTTCCGGAGGCCTTGACCTTGATGCTATTATGGAAAAGGCGGCGAAGAGATTTGGCCAGTATCCGGACAACAGGTATCTGGAATACCGTTCTGCAGCTGTGAATTTCCTTGGAAATGGACTTTCTGTTGATAATATCGTTCCTGGCAATGGCTCCTGCGAGATCATAAGACTCGTGGCAGAGGCTGTACTGGATGAGGGGGACGTCGTGCTAATTCCACACCCCACATTTGCTGAATATGAACAACAGTGTAAGGTTGCCGGGGCGGATGTACGCTACATCAGGCAGGAGGAGGTCATGGACCTTTCAGACGATGTACTTGAAAGTGCAAAGATCCTCTTTGTCTGTAATCCGAACAATCCTTCAGGTAAACTGCGTTCCAGGGAGGACCTCCTGAAACTCGCGGCGAGGTGTGCATCGAAAAATACAATTCTTTTCCTCGATGAAGCTTTCATTGAACTTGCTGACGATCCTTCTCAGAGCATTGCTGAAGTTGTGGAGGGCAATGATTATCTTTTCATACTACGCTCACTGACCAAGGACTTTGCAATTCCTGGTATCCGACTTGGTTTTGGTGTGGCTTCAAAGAGAATGGCAGAAGCGCTCAATACTGCAAGGCTTTCCTGGAACCTCGGATCTATTCCTGAGGAGATAGGGATTGCGGTAATGAACATGGAGGGCGGATGTAATAGTCCTTATCTTGTTCAGTCCCGTGAAGCCATTAAGAAGGACCGGGAATACCTCATTGAGCGTATCTCTTCAGGAATACGCAAGTTCGTGCCAATTGATTCTGAAATTAACTATATCTTAGTGGACATCAGCAACTCTGCATTTGATTCCACCGAACTGATGCAACGCCTTGCTTCCCATGGTGTGCTTATCCGGGATTGTAGTTCATTCCCGTTCATGGGCAAGGATTTCATAAGGATAGCTGTAAGGCCTAAGGAGGAAACCGACAGGCTATCACGTGCAATAGGGAAGGTCGTTGTGGAAAAAGCAAGGGAGACTGCCAGGCTGGATCTGATCGCAATGCTTGAAAGCGGTGATGTAAAGCCACAGGGTCCGAATACTGATTGTTCCTACTATCCATGTCATCATTTCCCCGGCCAGGACTGTACCTTTTGTTTCTGCCCGTTCTACAAGTGCGAAGATGAACGTACCGGCGGCAAATGGGTGGACCGCTCAAGTGGAGGAAAGGTCTGGAGCTGCGAGGACTGTGTAATAGTTCATCAGAAGGATGTAGTGGAAAAGATCCTTAATGAGCTCTCAGGCGAAGGCTCCATGGAAGAAAAACTGAAAAAAGCATGGACTAAGGTTGTGGAGCCTCTTCTATGATCGAACTGTTCCTGGCAGACACCGATCACCTGATCTCTGTGCTTCTGCTTGCAACTGCATTTGACCTGTTAATAGGGGAACCGCCAACAGCCCTGCATCCGGTAGTGTGGATAGGCAATCTAATAGCTTTCTTCAAAAGATCAGCTCCTGCTACTCACAGGAAGCTCTACGGTGTGCTGTTCGCCCTTGTTGTAATACTGTTCGCAGCATCCATTGCCGTTGCTGTACTTTTCATAGCGAACCTGCCGTTCCTGCCGGGCTTTGTAGTACTTCTCATTGAAGCATATTTCCTCAAGTCCACATTTGCCATACGCCGCCTTATTGAGGCCGGTATGGAGGTCAATGCCGAGCTTGTAAAGGGCGACCTGCCTTCTGCACGTCAGAAGCTGTCCATGTACGTCAGCAGGGACACTTCACAGTTAAGCGAAGGCCAGGTGTCTTCATCCGTGATAGAGACCTGCTCGGAGAACTTTGTGGACGGCATATTGAGCCCGCTATTCTATTATGCGATCCTTGGACCATACGGTCTCATAGGTGCATACATCTTCAAGGCAGTAAGTACCCTTGATTCAATGGTTGGATACATGGATGAGAAACACAGGGACCTCGGTTACTTCTCAGCAAAGACCGATGATGTGCTCAACTGGGTTCCTGCACGTATCTGTGTTGTTTACATTACCATTGGATCCGTGCTTGCGGGAATGATCTCAAAAGGAAAGAAGCTCGACCACGGTGGTGCTATCAAATGTGCTACCAGTGATTGTCGTTCCTGTTCATCCCCGAATTCCGGTTACCCAATGGCTTCTGTGGCCGGTGTGCTTGGGGTACGTCTGGAAAAACCGAACACCTATGTTATCGGCAAGGATTTTTCCATGCCTGTGGCAGATGACATAAAACAGGCATCTGTGGTAATTGCTGCAGCCTCTATGCTTGCGGTATTTTCGTTTGCAGTGTTAATCTATATAATATCAGCTATAATCAACTACATCTAATCATACCCAATAAGTGATCATTATGAAACTTTCAGATATAGACTCTCAGGACCTGAAGAAGGACCAGCCAAAAGAGCTGGAAGGTGAGATCACCTCCGATATCATCGATATACTGGAGGAGGAAGGTATAACCGTGGATATGCTTGTGGATACTGCTCTTGAGCTCTATGCTCCGCATCCCGGTCTGGAGACCAGGGAAATCGCAGAAGGGCGTTTCAGGAGAGAACTGGAAATAGCTGTATCTGATGCGAACCTGTGCCTTCTGATTTATTCCGGTATACTTCTGGAAAGGGAGGGTGAGAAAGGTAAGCTTCCAAATATCAGCAGGAGCTCATACGAGAAAGACCTGACATTTATCATTGCAGATGAGGTAATCGGAATGAGCATTGCCAAGTATATCAGTGGTGACAAGGGCATGTTCGAGTTTGTTCGTTTTGACAAACAGAAACCTGGAATTCTCTCAAAGCTAGGTCCGTTCATGGATGACATAATAGGTGGTCTTATCGGCGGAGTTTCAGCTAACATGTACACCAGGGGTATGGCAGATGCAGCGGAAGCTGAGAAAAAACGTAAAGCTAAAGACGTAAGTGATGTGATCGCAGCATGAACAACTTTTTCCTTGCTCTTAAGACAAGTTTCGGCTTTCTTTCCACAATTCCTGTTGGAATCACCATGGAAGGTCTGGATGAGCTTGTAAAGCGCAGTTATCTACAGACATTCGCAGGTGTGGTCCTCGGTATTATGATCGGGGTCTTTGCATATATCACTGAAACCGTGTTGCCGGACCAGATCAGTGCGGTCCTTATCATGGCCTTCATTTACTACCTGACCGGTCTGAACCATCTTGACGGCCTGGCCGATTTCGGCGATGGTGCCACAGCACACGGCTCTCTGGAAAAGAAGATCAAAGCGCTCAAGGATGTGGCCCTTGGTATCGGGGGTGTGGGTTATGCAGTTCTTACACTGCTTGCACTCTATGCATCTATTTCTGCACTTCAGGCTGAAGCTATTTTCTTCTCCGACAATGCTGCTTTCATACTTGCAGTTTCACTGCTTGTGGCAGAGATCGGTGCCAAACAGGCAATGCTTACAATTGCTGCATTCGGCAAACCTATTCATGAGGGACTTGGTTCCATGGTTATTAACAGCACTACCTTCCCTAGGTATGTGGTATCTTTCATAGTTGGTGCTGTAGCAAGTGTGCTGGCTTTCGGTTCTATCGGTGTTATCGGATACATATCTTCTATTGTTACTGCATTTGTTATATTGAATGTTTCAAACCGCCATTTCAAAGGTGTGAATGGGGATTGTGTTGGAACTTCCAATGAAATAGCACGTGTGATCGTGCTGATAGTAATTACTCTTGTGATAATCGCTTCCAATAACGGCTATGGAGGACTGGTTTGGACGCTGTTATAATGGCAGGTGGGCAGGGGCTTCGACTTGGCATGGGTGAGAAACCATGCGTCGAACTTCTTGGAAAGCCTCTCATAAGTTATGTGATCGATTCGCTGGAAAAAGCATCTCATATTGATCGAATACTTGTAGCTGTATCCCCTTCAACACCCGATACTGAAGATTTTGTAAATGAAGGGTATGGTGAACATGTACAGGTTGTCAATACTGCAGGTGACAACTATGTGGGAGATATGGTCTATGCGGTGGAGAGCTCCGGCATAGATGAGCCTGTGATGATAATAATGTCCGACCTTCCTCTTGTGACGCCGGAACTTCTTGATTCTATCATAGATGCATACGAGGTCTGTGATAAGTCTTCAATGTCAGTGTTCATCCCTCTCTCTCTTTGCAGTGAGGTTGGTATCAGGCCGGATACGGTCTTCAACTGGAGTGGGCAGCTGATCGTTCCTGCGGGGATCAATATCCTTGATGGAAAATATATCAATGAAGAGCAGGAATATCATAATTATCTGCTGGAAGATCCTGAGATCGCTCTGAACATAAATACTGCAGAGGATCTGAAGCGGTGCGAAAATATTCTTAAAAAAAGATGATTCCATTTCTCTGATATTTGTGGGGATTAAATATGGTAGAATATGCAACTGTGGGCGATAAAAAATATTCCATGCAAACTGTAAGGCTGGTAACCGGTGACCCGGCAATTGGTGTTGATCTTCACAATATTCCGGAAGAACAACTCCTCCTTTGTGAGGCAATAGATGATCCGTATCTTCTCCCGTTCCTGCTGGAAAAGTTCTATATGATGGAGATCAAGGATGCAGAGCAGTTCAGGTTATGCCTTATAAGGGTACAGGTGGATTCGGATATGCGTCTTAATGAGGATATCCAGAAGCATCAGCACAGGGGATATGTTGCCCGGACCATAGAGAAACTAATGTTCCGTGACATTTTCCTGGAGATAATAAAGGAAGAAGAAATTGGTGTGGATGGTTGATCCATGATGTAATCTATCATTGGATAAATCATTTTTTATATCATAACAAGGCATAGAAGAATAGATAACGCAGATGCGTAATGGGCACTTGGCTATGTGAGTAGGGAGCAAATGTATCCATTATGTCTGCAAGGATCTCATGATTCTATTTTAAAAAAATCTACATGATCTAAGTATATTATCAGGTGTAAAGATGGCTGACGAAGTAGCTCAAGAAAGGGTTAGCACGGGAATTCGTGGATTGGATGAAATGTTACATGGCGGATTTTTCAAAGGGACTGCCAATGTGGTCTCTGGTAAATCCGGTACCGGTAAGACTATCTTCGGAACCCAGTTCCTGCTGGAAGGTATCAACAAAGGCGAGACAGTGATGTGTATCATCACATCCGAGGAATCCAAGTCAATTGTGCGTGAAATGCAATCCTCTTTCGGATGGGATCTCGATGGAATGGTCGCAGAAGGCAAGCTTGTATTTGTAGACATCACAGACCCAAGCCTTCGTCTCCAGAAGAGTGTGGAGATAGCTCCTACAGAGCTTATCAAGAGCTTCAAGAAACTTGTGGAGAGCAAGATCGAGGAAGTCAAACCAGATCGTGTCTTCATTGATTCCATTGAAGCAATGTTCCTTGCAATTGAGTCCAACTACAAGCTGCGTACCTTGATCGACGATATCTTCGGCATCTTCAGGAGGCGCAATGTCACAGCTCTTGTGACAGTGGGTGTTATGTTCGATCTGGATGAGATGGTCGAATATGGTGCAGATTCTGTGGTCAAACTGGGCCGTGAGATCATTGGAAGCAACCTGCAGCGTACTATCTATGTGATGAAGCTCAGGGGATCCAGCACCATCAACGAGGTAAGGGTGCTCAACATCTCTGACGCTGGTATGGCTGTACTTGCACAGTCCCCATACCTTGAGAAATAACTGAACTAATTACTAAAGGCACCTTGTGAGGTGTCTTTCTTTTTTACTTTATTTTGCTTGATGTCTGAAGTGTTTATGTCAAGTTCCGGCATCAAAATTTAATATTCTGCTCACCCTGTAGAGAGCATTGCTATTCACAAAAGGTACCAGTCCATGTCATTGGTGGAGTGGTCTTCATGAACTCCCACGGTACGCTGCGAGACGTTAAGAATATTGGTTATGGCATCTGAGAAGTCCTGAAGGTACTGTCGCTGGCTTAGGCTTCCATATTTAAAGCGCTTGTTCGGGTTTGCTATCTCTTCCATTGTCTTCCTGTCGGGGACGATGGTAACATCGATGCCTGATATCTCAACTGCCTTTTCCATGGCTGTCCTGAAATCACCAATGCAATATGCGATGCGATGTTTGTAATTGTCGCGTGTTCTCTCAAGGTATTTTGCAAGCCTTTCGCTTTCCATCTTGATAAAATCGCGTTTTATCTTAGCTACATTGCATTTTCCCATCATGAACTTGTAGTCCGTGAACGGATACTCTGTATCTATTTCACGCGGCGTGATCCCGCAGGTTCCAAATACCACTACGTGAACGTCCTCAGGTTCAAGTATGCCGAAGATAATGCGGTCATACATCTTATGTGAGGGGCTGGTATGGTATGGTTTCCTCATGGCACAGGGTACAAAAATGCAAAAGTCATTTACAGGTGGTTGATACTCGGTTAGCACCCACTCATTGGCACGTATCATGTCTGGGTGGTATATCAGTCGTTCTGTGTCCAGTGGCTCATTTGAACGTTCATTTTCAGGAATTATTGTTGTCAAGGTTTGAGGGATTCTGACAAACTATATATATAATTAACGACGTGATGATTATGGTTTTGCATAAACTATACAACAGTGATTCGGAAGTTTCATGAAATTACAAGTGGTGAATAATGACAGCGACAATCCGTGAAATGCTAAGGGCAAACTGTGAATGCGAAGATGTGGCAAAGTGTGTACTTGGCCTGAAAGCTCTGGATATGGATGCATACAAGTGCTTACTTTCTAACGGTCCCATGACTGCCGAAAACCTCGGAGAGCATCTTAACAGGGAACGCAGTACTGCATACCGTTCATTGCAGAACCTTATCTCATGCGGTCTCGTCTATCGTGAGACAAAGACCATCGATATTGGAGGATACTTCTATGAGTATGTTGCCATTGATCCTGTAAGGGTCAAGGAAATGCTCAAAGACAGCATAGAAGAGTGGTACACAAAGGTCACAGGTCTTGTTGAGAATATTGACAAAGAGCTCCTCGGGGAGTAACTTTCTCTTCTTAATGGTTATTTTATTTTAGAAAAGATCCATCTCTTGAA is part of the Methanococcoides methylutens MM1 genome and harbors:
- a CDS encoding DUF5591 domain-containing protein; amino-acid sequence: MTTIIPENERSNEPLDTERLIYHPDMIRANEWVLTEYQPPVNDFCIFVPCAMRKPYHTSPSHKMYDRIIFGILEPEDVHVVVFGTCGITPREIDTEYPFTDYKFMMGKCNVAKIKRDFIKMESERLAKYLERTRDNYKHRIAYCIGDFRTAMEKAVEISGIDVTIVPDRKTMEEIANPNKRFKYGSLSQRQYLQDFSDAITNILNVSQRTVGVHEDHSTNDMDWYLL
- a CDS encoding ATPase domain-containing protein; this encodes MADEVAQERVSTGIRGLDEMLHGGFFKGTANVVSGKSGTGKTIFGTQFLLEGINKGETVMCIITSEESKSIVREMQSSFGWDLDGMVAEGKLVFVDITDPSLRLQKSVEIAPTELIKSFKKLVESKIEEVKPDRVFIDSIEAMFLAIESNYKLRTLIDDIFGIFRRRNVTALVTVGVMFDLDEMVEYGADSVVKLGREIIGSNLQRTIYVMKLRGSSTINEVRVLNISDAGMAVLAQSPYLEK
- a CDS encoding helix-turn-helix domain-containing protein gives rise to the protein MTATIREMLRANCECEDVAKCVLGLKALDMDAYKCLLSNGPMTAENLGEHLNRERSTAYRSLQNLISCGLVYRETKTIDIGGYFYEYVAIDPVRVKEMLKDSIEEWYTKVTGLVENIDKELLGE